One region of Purpureocillium takamizusanense chromosome 4, complete sequence genomic DNA includes:
- a CDS encoding uncharacterized protein (COG:S~EggNog:ENOG503NVDH~antiSMASH:Cluster_4.5): protein MYARVAPSASAAEAPSPVAAYQQQHAALATTAAGAALPPPPPPGQQRHQQPPPETRIQEPWRRSACDRCRAQKLRCVRAKEDDTSRPCTRCLRIRYPCFTSSVNPPGRNSSRLPPPSESTASAASSAANRSTRKKATRRRASEDVSLVALDQQHSPISMGWPLIQDEDQNEEAGVFEDGGMLMLTPSEEN, encoded by the coding sequence ATGTATGCCCGGGTAGCGCCCTCAGCATCGGCGGCCGAAGCCCCGTCTCCGGTCGCCGCTTATCAGCAACAgcatgccgccctcgcgactacagcagcaggagctgcactaccaccgccgccgccgccggggcagcagcggcatcaGCAGCCGCCTCCGGAGACGCGCATCCAGGAGCCCTGGCGACGATCGGCCTGCGACCGCTGCCGCGCGCAAAAGTTGAgatgcgtgcgtgccaaGGAGGACGACACCTCGAGACCCTGCACGCGGTGCCTGCGCATCCGGTATCCGTGCTTCACCAGCTCGGTCAACCCTCCTGGGAGAAATTCTAGCAGGCTGCCTCCGCCGTCAGAGTCGACTGCGTCGGctgcgtcctcggcggcgaaccGGTCCACTAGGAAGAAAGcgacccgacgacgggcgagcgaggatgtctccctcgtcgccctggacCAGCAGCACTCGCCCATATCAATGGGGTGGCCCTTGATCCAAGACGAGGACCAAAACGAAGAGGCTGGAGTCTTTGAAGATGGCGGCATGTTGATGCTGACGCCATCCGAGGAGAACTAG